From Oryza brachyantha chromosome 9, ObraRS2, whole genome shotgun sequence, a single genomic window includes:
- the LOC102703335 gene encoding transcription factor MYC2-like — MDELLSPCSSFSPRSPSSMFSSGAAAAAAHAVLEFTSCEVPDEWLMGDVVVAKNEEDVGGGGLWGVVGGSLSPGSELSELPRSFVEAPAQRPAKRRGRKPGPRPDGPTVSHVEAERQRREKLNRRFCDLRAAVPTVSRMDKASLLADAAAYIGELRARVARLEADARQAAAARWEPSSGGGGGGNSSSYHAAASALAGLDEAVEVRMMGRDAATVRVTTTGARHAPARLMGALRSLELPVQHACVMRLHGVTTVQEVLVDVPAALQDDDTLRTALLQRLRDS, encoded by the coding sequence ATGGACGAGCTGCTCTCCCCGTGCTCATCGTTCTCGCCGCGGTCGCCGTCTTCGATGTTCTcctccggcgcggcggcggcggcggcacacgCGGTGCTCGAGTTCACTTCTTGCGAGGTGCCGGATGAGTGGCTGATGGGGGACGTCGTGGTGGCCAAGAACGAGGAGgacgtgggcggcggcgggctgtgGGGCGTCGTCGGGGGCTCGCTCTCGCCGGGCTCGGAGCTGTCCGAGCTGCCGAGGAGCTTCGTCGAGGCGCCGGCGCAGCGGCCGGCGAAGCGGCGCGGGAGGAAGCCCGGGCCGCGCCCCGACGGGCCGACGGTGAGCCACGTCGAGGCGGAGCGGCAGCGCAGGGAGAAGCTGAACCGCCGGTTCTgcgacctccgcgccgccgtccccaccGTGTCCCGCATGGACAAggcctccctcctcgccgacgccgccgcctacaTCGGCGAGCTGCGCGCCCGCGTGGCCCGCCTCGAGGCCGACGCGAGGcaggcggccgccgcgaggTGGGAGccgagctccggcggcggcggaggcggcaactcctcctcctaccacgccgccgcctccgccctcgcGGGGCTCGACGAGGCCGTCGAGGTGCGCATGATGGgccgcgacgccgccaccgtgcGGGTCACCACCACCGGCGCCCGCCACGCGCCGGCCAGGCTGATGGGCGCTCTCCGCTCCCTCGAGCTGCCCGTGCAGCACGCCTGTGTCATGCGCTTGCACGGCGTGACCACCGTCCAAGAAGTCCTCGTCGACGTGCCCGCCGCCCTCCAGGACGACGACACCCTCCGCACGGCGCTTCTCCAGAGGCTGCGGGACagctag